The DNA window ACGCTCGGCGATCCCGCGCTCGTGGGCTACTTCCTGATGAACGAGCCAACCTGGGGCTTCGCGCAGGAAACGCCCGCGGCGGGCATGCTGCTCAACACGCCGGTCTGCGCGGCGCGCCACGCGCTGGCCACCTTCCTGCGGGAACGGCACGGTGGCGACGCGGCTCTATCGGCGGCCTGGGACCTGGACATCCGGCTGGATGAGGTGGCCGAAGGGGAGTGGACGCTGCCGCTGACCCGCGCCGCGCGTGAGGATCTCGAGGCGTTCAGCGCGGTGATGACCACTCAGCTCTTCACGGGCCTGTCGGCGGCCTGCTGCGAGGTAGACCCCGCGCACCTGAACCTGGGCGCGCGCTACTACACCACCCCGCCGCGATGGGCGCTGGCTGGCATGCGCTGCTTCGACCTGTTCAGCATGAACTGCTACCGCTCGCAGGTGCCGGCCGAGCGCGTGGCATCCATCGCCTCGGCGCTCGGCCTTCCGGTGCTCGTGGGCGAGTGGCACTTCGGCGCGCTTGACGTCGGCCTGCCGGGCAGCGGCATCTGCCGGGTCCGCGACCAGTTGGCCCGTGGCCAGGCGTATCGGTTCTATTTGGAGAACGCGGCCGCGCTGGCTGAGTGCGTCGGCACGCACTACTTCACTCTCTACGACGAGTCGGCGCTCGGCCGCTTTGACGGCGAGAACTGGAACATCGGCTTCGTCGACGTGTGCGGCCGGGCGTACGAGCCGCTGATGCGGGCGGCGCGCGAGGCGCACGACCGCATGTACCGCGTGGCGGCCGGCGAGGAGCCCCCGTTCGCGGACGCGCCGGAGTACCTCCCACCGGCCTTCCTCTGAGAGCATCGCGTCACTCGCCGGAAACGGAGTCCGAGCGCCCGAACGCTCGCGCCAGCCGGGCCAGGGCGGCCTCCGGCAGCGGCGGGCCCAGGATGGCGCGAGCGTTCCGTTCCAGGTGCTCGATGCTTCCCGTGCCGCTCAGCACCGCGTCGACGCCGGGCTCGTGGCGGCAGAATCGGAGCGCCGCCTCGACCAGGCTGGCCGCCGCGCCCCCATCCGTCAGGAACCCGAGCGGCTCCTCGGCCTCCAGCGCGCTCTCGCCAAGCTGCCCGCGCTGGCGCAGCGCCTCCAGCGTGGGCGCGAGCGCCTCCGGCCGGCTGAGCGCCGTCCGCACGGCGAACATGCAGAGCACACCGATGCCCCGGGCGAGTGTCCGCGGTAGAACGCGCTCGCGGGCGGACGGGTTCAGCAAGTTGAAGCCGACCATCATCACCTGCCAGCAGTCGTCGCGCAGGGCGAGCGAGAGCATGCGGTGGCCGGGATCGGCGATGAACTCCTCGGTGATGCCGAGACACCGGATCTTGCCCTGGTCGCGCAGGCGGAGCAGTGCGGGTACGAGGGCCTCGCGCGCGTACGGGTAGTCGTCCGGCGACACCCCGTGCAGGTTGAGCACCTCCACGTGGTCGATGCCGAGGCGGCGCAGGCAGCCCTCGGCGCGCTCGAGGAGCTCGCCGGGCGTGAGAAGCCGGTCGCCCTGGCGCGGAGCGACCTTGGTGGAGATGACGAGCGCGTCGCGGTCGCGCCCTGCGATGCCGATGCCGACGGCCTCCTCCGTGCGGTATGCCTCCGCGGTGTCGATCAGGTTGGCGCCGAGGTCCAGGGCGCGCCGCACCAGGGCGGCGGCCTGCTCCTTCGTGGCGCCGCGCGCCATGCCGAGCCGGCTATGCCCGCCGGCCCCGAGCCCCATCACACTCACGCGCAAACCTGTCGCGCCCAACTGCGTGTAGTCCACGTGTTCCTCCCGTGTTGCTCGCTGCGCTCCCTCCGTTGTACGGATGGCGCCGGGCCGCGGCGCCCATTCGGCTCCGCGAGG is part of the Chthonomonadales bacterium genome and encodes:
- a CDS encoding aldo/keto reductase; this encodes MDYTQLGATGLRVSVMGLGAGGHSRLGMARGATKEQAAALVRRALDLGANLIDTAEAYRTEEAVGIGIAGRDRDALVISTKVAPRQGDRLLTPGELLERAEGCLRRLGIDHVEVLNLHGVSPDDYPYAREALVPALLRLRDQGKIRCLGITEEFIADPGHRMLSLALRDDCWQVMMVGFNLLNPSARERVLPRTLARGIGVLCMFAVRTALSRPEALAPTLEALRQRGQLGESALEAEEPLGFLTDGGAAASLVEAALRFCRHEPGVDAVLSGTGSIEHLERNARAILGPPLPEAALARLARAFGRSDSVSGE